The segment TGCTCCGCGTCCTGCGCCGTCGCCGCTGAGATGGTCACGCTCATGCCCATGCGCGCATGCCTCCCGCTCACCTGTCCCTACCGGTTGTCTAACGCTCCTTTCCCCCATGTTCAGGAGCCGCAACCTCCGCCGTAAGCATTCTGCGCAGACATGCCAGGCAACGGGAACGTATCGGCCCTAGACTCCCCTGTGAGATATTCAACTCTCCTGCGATTTCACGGTATGTGGAGTCTTGGGGCGACAACATCGCAGAAAGCAGACGGGGGCAGTCACCCGGCGTACGGGCGACCGCCGACCGGACCTCACGGCAGGTCTCCGCCCGCAGGGCCGCCCCCTCCGCGCTCTCCCCCTGCGCGACCGGCCCGGAGCCGTAGGACACCCCCTCGGCGAGCGGTCGCTCCCGCGCCGTCCTGCGTCGGGCCCGCCGTGCCTCGGCCCGCACCACGGCCCGTACCCACCGGGCCGGATCCCCCGGCGGCCCTGCCCGGTCGAGCCGTTCGAACAGCTTCACCCAGACGGCCTGTTCCAGATCCCCGGCGTCGGCCCCGGTACCGGGTGCCTCGGCCGTCGCCTCCGCGGCGACCAGCGGGCCGAGGGCGGCGACCATCTCCGCCGCCGGTGCGCCCGGGGCTCCGGCTGCGCGAAGCGTCATAACGGCAGGGACGTGCCGCCGTCCGGGCCGGTTGTCCGGCGGCGGCCCCCCTCACCCGTACGAGGGACCGCTCCCCCGAAAGCGGCGGCGGCGTCTCAGTCCCGAACGGCGTCCGCCGCGGCCAGCAGGCCCGTATCGGGGTGGTCGGTGAAGATGCCGTCGATCCCCGTGGCGAAATAGCGGCGGTAGGCACCGAAGACGTCGCCGTACCCGTTGGGGTCGATGCCCGGGGTCGTGGTGTCCAGGTCGCGCCGGAAATCGGCCGGCAGGAAGGCGTTCTCGTTGCGCAGGGTGTACGGATGGAGGATCAGGCCCCGCCGGTGGGCGTCCCGTACCAGGGTGGTCGGGGTGCCGAGCCTGCCGTCCGGACCCTTGGGGATGACCAGGTCGAGCGTGGGGCCGATGCCCTGGGCGTAGGAGGCGATCCACTTCAGCCCCCGCGGGGTGATCAGATCGGCCACCGTCCGCGGGTCGCCCGCCTCGACGAAGTCCCACGGCCGGGTTCCGGCACCGGACAGCAGCACCACCCGCGGCGCGTCCACCAGCCCGGCCATCCGCCGCATGCTGCTCGGCTCGAAGGACTGGAGGAAGACCGGGGCGTCGCGGCCGTCCCGGC is part of the Streptomyces qinzhouensis genome and harbors:
- a CDS encoding sigma factor; amino-acid sequence: MTLRAAGAPGAPAAEMVAALGPLVAAEATAEAPGTGADAGDLEQAVWVKLFERLDRAGPPGDPARWVRAVVRAEARRARRRTARERPLAEGVSYGSGPVAQGESAEGAALRAETCREVRSAVARTPGDCPRLLSAMLSPQDSTYREIAGELNISQGSLGPIRSRCLACLRRMLTAEVAAPEHGGKER